The window GCCGCTGGCCGCCGGAAAGGCCGAGACCACCATCGCCGAGATGGGTCTGGTAACCGTTGGGCATTTTCTCGATGAAGTCGTGGGCATGGGCAATTCTTGCCGCTTGCTTGACCTGGTCCAGCGTTGCCCCCGGGTTGCCGTAACGAATGTTCTCTTCAACGCTGCCAAAAAACAGTGCTGGCGACTGTGATACCAAGGCGAAGTGGCGGCGCAGGTCCAACGGGTCGAGACGGGTCAGCGGTACGCCATCGATGAGGATCCGTCCTTCCAGCGGGTCATAAAAGCGCAGCAGCAAGTCATACACCGTGGACTTGCCAGCACCGGACGGCCCCACCAGCGCCAGCGTCTCTCCGGCGCGGATAGTCAGATTCAAGCCGTTGACGGCGTAGCTTTCAGGACGCGAGGGGTAGGAAAAACGCACATCCTGCATTTGCAGCTCACCGCGCACCCGCGCCGGCAAGGTCACAAGGCCCGTGGTTGGCGACTGGATAATGTTCTCCGAACGCAGCAATTCAGCGATGCGCTCGGCAGCGCCGGCAGCGCGTTGCAGTTCGCCGATCACTTCACTCAAAGTACCGATCGCACTGCCCACGATCAGGCTGTAAAAGACAAACGCCGCCAGTTCGCCCCCGGTGATTCGCCCGGCGATCACGTCCATGCCACCGACCCACAACATCACCGCCACCGCGCCCAGCACCAGCACGATCACCATGGTGATCATCCATGAGCGCTGGAAAATGCGTTTGCGCGCGGTGTCGAAAGCGTCCTCCACCGTCGCCGAAAAGCGCTGTTCGTCCTGCACCTGATGGTTGTAGGCCTGCACGGTTTTGATCTGGCCGAGAGTTTCGGAAACGTAGCTGCCGATATCGGCAACCCGGTCCTGACTCAACCGCGACAGGTTTCGTACACGCCGACCGAAAATCAGAATCGGCGCCACCACGAACGGCAAGGCAATCACCACGATGCTGGTGAGTTTTGCGTTGGTCACGAACAGCAGGATGACGCCACCGATGACCATGAGCAGATTACGCAGGAACATCGACAGCGACGAACCGATCACCGATTGCAGCAACGTCGTGTCGGCGGTCAGCCGCGACTGGATCTCCGAACTGCGGTTGTTCTCATAGAAGCCTGGGTGCAGATAAACCAGATGGTTGAACACCTCGCGGCGAATATCGGCCACGACGCGTTCGCCAATCCAGGACACCCAGTAAAACCGCGCAAACGTACCGACGGCCAGACCCAGCACCATCAACATGAAAATGCCGATGCTCTGATTGAGCTGGTGCGGAGACTGGGTCATGAAGCCCCGATCGACCAGCAGTTTGATCCCCTCCCCCATCGACAACGTGACGGCGGCGGTGACGATCAGCGCCAGCAGCGCACCGATGACTTGCCAGCGGTAAGGGGCCAGAAATCGACTGGTCAGACGCAGCGCGCGACGGTGCCTTGAAGAAAGCTTCGGGGTCATTCAGGTACGCATCCATGGTGATGAAAGGGCTAGCGTAAACCTTCTTTGGGGTGGAACTCTGTAAATCACAATGAGTCAGGTTAAATATGCCCCCAAAGACTAGGCCATAGTTGCTATTGGTCTAACGTCGCAGTTGAGACGAACGGTCATTTCTGTTTGAGTGGAGATGCCGCCGCCGACAGACCGCAGGGAGTTGTCACAGCCCGGTCACGTGGGGGTTTTAACCTAGGCGCACAACCTGATGAGGAGACAGGCCATGTCCTTGCAACACCGCAGCGAAGACAAGATTGAAGTGATCCGCACCAAGCCCGGCCAAACTCTGGGTTGCTCGATTATCGATAAGGACGGGCGTGAAGTACCGATCACTGAAGACATGATCCAGGACGCTTGCCGCGACCTGGAGAAGCGATTGGTCAAGCCTGCCGAACAAAAGTGATATAGCCACCGTCTTCCTGACCCGGCCCCTTTGGCCGGGTTTTTTCTGTCTGTAAATCCGGGATTGTGGTGAAGCTATCGCTGGCAAGCCAGCTCCCACAGGATTTTCGTCGTACTTAAAATCTGCGCACTCCGCGAAACCTGTGGGAGCTGGCTTGCCAGCGATAAAGCCACCTCGGTTTTTAAACAGCAACCGCACCCAGCGCCGCCACTATCTGGCGCAATTCTGACGACTCCCCTTCAATCCGCACCTTCAGCCCTTCAATCTCGCGCCGCACCGGATACTGCTTGCGCAACACATCGAACGCCGCACGCTGCTCGCCGACATTGCCTACAAGGCTGCGACGGAAATCCGCGTCATCCCGGCGGGGGTCGTACACGCCACGGCACAACATCGCCAGCGCCCAGGCCGGATCGCTGTCGGCATGCAAGGTGACTTCCGACAGCCACGGTGCTGGCAAAAGATCGCTGAGCTGGATGCTCGCGGGCTGGCCGGTGAATTCGCAATACGCCTGATAGATCTGCGCCGTCCCGCGCTGTTTACCGTCAAGGCTGTAGCCGGCAATGTGTGGCGTGGCCAGTACGCAGAGTTCGGCCAGTTCGACATCGACTTCGGGCTCGGCTTCCCAAACATCGAGAACGGCTTGCAAGTCTTCACGATGCAGCAGCACTTTGCGCAGTGCGGCGTTATCCACCACAGGACCGCGCGCCGCGTTGATCAGCCAGGCACCGGGCTTGAGCTGTTGCAAACGTTGCTGATCGAACAGATGCCAGGTCGCGCCTGCGCCGCTTCTGGTCAGCGGCGTGTGCAGACTGATCACATCGCATTGCTCAATGA of the Pseudomonas sp. Seg1 genome contains:
- a CDS encoding ABC transporter transmembrane domain-containing protein, yielding MTPKLSSRHRRALRLTSRFLAPYRWQVIGALLALIVTAAVTLSMGEGIKLLVDRGFMTQSPHQLNQSIGIFMLMVLGLAVGTFARFYWVSWIGERVVADIRREVFNHLVYLHPGFYENNRSSEIQSRLTADTTLLQSVIGSSLSMFLRNLLMVIGGVILLFVTNAKLTSIVVIALPFVVAPILIFGRRVRNLSRLSQDRVADIGSYVSETLGQIKTVQAYNHQVQDEQRFSATVEDAFDTARKRIFQRSWMITMVIVLVLGAVAVMLWVGGMDVIAGRITGGELAAFVFYSLIVGSAIGTLSEVIGELQRAAGAAERIAELLRSENIIQSPTTGLVTLPARVRGELQMQDVRFSYPSRPESYAVNGLNLTIRAGETLALVGPSGAGKSTVYDLLLRFYDPLEGRILIDGVPLTRLDPLDLRRHFALVSQSPALFFGSVEENIRYGNPGATLDQVKQAARIAHAHDFIEKMPNGYQTHLGDGGLGLSGGQRQRLAIARALLVDAPILLLDEATSALDAQSEHLIQEALPSLMENRTTLVIAHRLATVKNADRIAVMDQGKLVAIGTHQELIVSNPLYARLASLQFNDGKVTVDQV
- the pdxB gene encoding 4-phosphoerythronate dehydrogenase PdxB, coding for MLIVADENIPLLDAFFAGFGEIRRVPGRSINRATVEQADVLLVRSVTNVNRALLEGSKVRFVGTCTIGTDHLDLEYFAEAGINWSSAPGCNARGVVDYVLGSLMTLAEIEGVDLTQRTYGVVGAGEVGGRLIKVLKGLGWNVKVCDPPRQATEGGDYVSLEQIIEQCDVISLHTPLTRSGAGATWHLFDQQRLQQLKPGAWLINAARGPVVDNAALRKVLLHREDLQAVLDVWEAEPEVDVELAELCVLATPHIAGYSLDGKQRGTAQIYQAYCEFTGQPASIQLSDLLPAPWLSEVTLHADSDPAWALAMLCRGVYDPRRDDADFRRSLVGNVGEQRAAFDVLRKQYPVRREIEGLKVRIEGESSELRQIVAALGAVAV
- a CDS encoding PA1571 family protein, which encodes MSLQHRSEDKIEVIRTKPGQTLGCSIIDKDGREVPITEDMIQDACRDLEKRLVKPAEQK